One window of the Tetragenococcus koreensis genome contains the following:
- a CDS encoding tRNA1(Val) (adenine(37)-N6)-methyltransferase yields MCLKEDERIDQLYAKDVKIIQSSNVFSFSLDAVLLANFPNIPKKGIVVDLCAGNGAVGLFVAKKTKSRIYQIEIQERLADMAQRSVQLNHLEDQIDVLPINLKDSLNKISSDSCDLVLCNPPYFKNLPTNHKNPNPYYATARHEIHTNLDEVLFISSKLLKMNGHFAMVHRPERFLEVIDLMKKNRLAPKRVQFVYPKAGKDANILLIEGIKDGKTDGFKVLPPMFTYDAAGNYSLETRRLLYGE; encoded by the coding sequence ATGTGTTTAAAAGAAGATGAGCGTATTGACCAACTTTATGCCAAAGATGTTAAGATTATTCAAAGTTCAAACGTTTTTTCCTTTTCATTGGACGCCGTATTATTGGCCAATTTCCCCAACATTCCTAAAAAAGGAATAGTTGTTGATTTATGCGCCGGTAATGGCGCCGTGGGTTTATTTGTGGCTAAAAAAACAAAAAGTAGGATTTATCAGATTGAAATCCAAGAAAGATTAGCAGATATGGCGCAGCGCAGCGTTCAATTAAATCATTTAGAAGATCAAATCGATGTTTTACCAATCAATCTAAAAGACAGTTTAAACAAGATTTCCAGCGATTCGTGTGATTTAGTCCTTTGCAATCCACCTTATTTTAAAAATTTACCCACAAATCACAAAAATCCAAATCCTTACTATGCCACAGCACGCCATGAAATCCATACCAATTTAGATGAAGTTTTGTTTATTTCTTCTAAGTTATTAAAAATGAACGGTCATTTTGCTATGGTTCATCGGCCAGAGCGTTTTTTAGAAGTTATTGACCTGATGAAGAAAAATCGCTTAGCCCCTAAACGAGTGCAGTTTGTATACCCTAAAGCGGGAAAAGATGCTAATATTCTATTAATTGAAGGAATAAAAGACGGGAAAACAGATGGTTTCAAAGTCCTCCCACCTATGTTTACCTACGATGCTGCCGGTAATTATTCCTTAGAAACGCGTAGGTTGCTCTATGGAGAATAA
- a CDS encoding GIY-YIG nuclease family protein gives MENKKQYFYVLLCKDNSFYGGYTTDLTRRLKEHNQGIGAKYTHPKSRRPLDIIHAEMFETRSQATKAEAFFKKLSRAEKETYLRLHQDKNVWHKAL, from the coding sequence ATGGAGAATAAAAAGCAATATTTTTATGTGCTGCTTTGTAAAGACAACAGCTTTTATGGCGGCTATACAACGGATCTCACGCGACGTTTAAAAGAACATAATCAAGGAATCGGCGCCAAATATACACACCCCAAAAGTCGCCGCCCTCTGGATATTATTCATGCTGAAATGTTTGAAACAAGAAGCCAAGCAACAAAAGCTGAAGCCTTTTTTAAGAAGTTATCACGTGCAGAAAAAGAGACTTATTTACGCTTGCATCAAGATAAAAACGTCTGGCATAAAGCGCTCTAA
- a CDS encoding chloride channel protein: MKRVPFIKSDLGMMLILSVLIGIVVGAIDTVFGRILIYLTDFRSEHSLLLIPFLAPAGMIFTYYFLKYGKNSSKGMGLVFKAGHQEEDNIPKRLVPFVILGTWVTHLFGGSAGREGVAIQVGASISLAASSFMKRVDASQFIIMGMAAGFAGLFETPIAASFFALEVLTVGALRYDALLPTLFAAFAADVTSKWLGLEKFSVAIENAPSIDAGIFIKLIILGIIFGLCGGAFSSALNKMKNLFVEKLPNPVRRVGIVGGLLSLLLLLLFSGRYAGLGTNLIDASFSASTINPYDWLLKAVLTILTVAAGFQGGEVTPLFAIGSTLGVVLSSFFGLPTAFVAALGYVSVFGSATNTFLAPIMIGAEVFGFENLPYFFIVSSVAFVFNGNKSIYGNQKVAAILQ; this comes from the coding sequence ATGAAAAGAGTTCCATTTATTAAAAGTGACCTAGGGATGATGTTAATTTTAAGCGTTCTGATTGGTATCGTTGTGGGAGCAATAGATACTGTCTTTGGACGAATTTTAATTTATTTAACTGATTTTCGGAGTGAACATTCTTTATTACTTATTCCGTTTTTAGCGCCAGCAGGAATGATTTTTACCTATTACTTTTTGAAATATGGCAAAAATAGTTCAAAAGGAATGGGCCTGGTTTTTAAAGCGGGACATCAAGAAGAAGACAATATTCCCAAAAGGCTAGTTCCTTTTGTTATCTTGGGAACTTGGGTTACGCACTTATTTGGTGGCAGTGCAGGTCGGGAAGGGGTCGCTATTCAAGTGGGCGCTAGTATTTCATTGGCTGCTAGTTCATTTATGAAGCGAGTCGACGCTAGTCAATTTATTATCATGGGAATGGCAGCAGGTTTTGCTGGCTTATTTGAGACGCCAATTGCTGCGAGCTTTTTTGCGTTAGAAGTACTAACTGTCGGCGCACTTCGTTATGATGCACTGTTACCGACGTTATTTGCCGCTTTTGCTGCCGATGTTACCTCGAAGTGGCTAGGTCTAGAAAAATTTTCGGTAGCGATTGAAAATGCACCAAGTATTGATGCTGGAATTTTTATTAAACTCATTATTTTAGGTATTATTTTTGGGCTATGTGGTGGTGCGTTTTCAAGCGCATTAAATAAAATGAAAAATCTATTTGTTGAAAAGCTTCCGAACCCAGTACGTAGAGTTGGAATTGTTGGGGGCTTACTGAGTTTATTGCTATTACTGTTATTTTCTGGGCGCTATGCTGGTTTAGGAACCAATTTGATCGATGCTAGTTTTTCTGCTAGCACTATTAATCCTTACGATTGGTTGTTAAAAGCCGTTTTAACGATTTTGACAGTAGCTGCGGGCTTCCAAGGTGGGGAAGTAACTCCATTATTTGCCATAGGATCAACTTTAGGAGTAGTCTTAAGTAGCTTTTTTGGATTACCTACAGCTTTCGTTGCGGCTTTAGGATACGTCAGTGTTTTTGGTAGTGCAACGAATACTTTCTTAGCACCTATAATGATTGGCGCTGAGGTATTTGGTTTTGAAAATCTTCCTTATTTCTTTATTGTTTCCAGCGTTGCCTTTGTCTTTAATGGCAATAAAAGCATCTATGGAAATCAAAAAGTTGCTGCTATATTACAATAA
- a CDS encoding TetR/AcrR family transcriptional regulator: MNGFEKRREEKEKQILEATFNLLNTNDSNKDNITMERIAKEANVGKTTIFKYFDNKENLIRKVFKNYIEEMIEEAREIVYQNKPFDETLVALSQNKIGYLNKITQQFYLEMMAYMTEKKDDELTFLINQYVKENQEMMLDLFYRGRKEGKVALKYSDEFLIYFFQAMVEGLSNPDVYEKMKPYVSEWTDILIKGVAPDR, from the coding sequence TTGAATGGCTTTGAAAAACGCAGAGAGGAAAAAGAAAAGCAGATTCTAGAAGCGACTTTTAACTTACTGAATACAAATGATAGCAATAAAGACAATATAACAATGGAAAGAATAGCTAAAGAAGCTAACGTTGGGAAAACGACGATTTTTAAGTATTTTGATAATAAAGAAAACCTTATTCGTAAAGTATTTAAAAATTATATAGAAGAAATGATTGAAGAAGCTAGAGAAATTGTCTATCAAAATAAACCTTTTGATGAAACACTAGTCGCATTGAGCCAAAATAAAATTGGTTATTTGAATAAGATTACCCAACAATTTTATTTAGAGATGATGGCCTATATGACCGAAAAAAAAGATGATGAATTAACTTTTTTGATAAATCAGTATGTTAAGGAAAATCAAGAGATGATGCTTGATTTGTTTTATCGGGGACGTAAAGAAGGAAAAGTGGCTCTAAAATATTCGGATGAATTTTTGATTTATTTTTTTCAAGCAATGGTAGAGGGGCTGTCAAATCCTGATGTATATGAAAAGATGAAACCATACGTATCAGAGTGGACAGATATATTAATTAAAGGCGTTGCTCCTGATAGATAA
- a CDS encoding ABC transporter ATP-binding protein, protein MKEIIKTENVQKKFGKFQALNDVTFSVGTGEVVGFIGPNGAGKSTTIRILLGIIKRSAGQAEIFGKDVWKESLAIHKRISYVPGDVSLWENLTGGEIIDLFMKLHGSGDKQKRDELIQRFELDPKKKAKGYSKGNRQKVGLIAALSVQSDLYIFDEPTSGLDPLMGAVFQEEVQKIKDAGKTILLSSHILNEVEHLADKIVIIRQGEIVESGTLDDLRHLTRPTVTLVTEKDVAKMAETNGVHNFQQTGNQAVFSAENKFLDDILLEASKLGVKKFESIPPTLEDLFMRHYKG, encoded by the coding sequence ATGAAAGAAATCATTAAGACAGAAAATGTACAAAAAAAGTTTGGGAAGTTTCAAGCTTTAAATGATGTAACTTTTTCTGTAGGAACAGGCGAAGTTGTAGGCTTTATTGGACCTAATGGTGCTGGAAAATCTACGACCATTCGTATTCTGTTAGGCATTATTAAACGAAGCGCAGGACAAGCAGAAATTTTCGGAAAAGACGTATGGAAGGAGAGTCTTGCGATACACAAACGCATTTCTTATGTTCCAGGTGACGTGTCGCTTTGGGAGAATCTTACCGGTGGAGAGATCATTGATTTATTTATGAAATTGCACGGTAGCGGAGATAAACAAAAACGCGATGAACTCATTCAACGCTTTGAACTAGACCCAAAGAAAAAAGCCAAAGGATACTCAAAAGGAAATCGACAAAAAGTCGGGTTAATTGCTGCACTGTCTGTTCAATCAGATTTGTATATCTTTGATGAACCTACTTCTGGACTTGATCCATTGATGGGGGCTGTTTTTCAAGAAGAAGTGCAAAAAATCAAAGATGCAGGTAAAACAATTTTACTCTCCTCACATATTTTAAATGAAGTAGAACATCTAGCAGATAAAATCGTCATTATCCGCCAAGGGGAAATCGTGGAATCAGGTACCCTTGATGACCTACGACATTTAACACGTCCTACGGTAACTTTAGTCACAGAAAAAGACGTGGCCAAAATGGCTGAAACAAATGGCGTGCATAATTTTCAGCAAACTGGTAATCAAGCCGTATTTTCTGCTGAGAATAAGTTTCTTGATGATATTTTATTAGAAGCAAGTAAATTGGGAGTTAAAAAATTCGAATCCATACCCCCTACTCTTGAAGATCTGTTTATGCGTCATTACAAAGGCTAA